One Rhizoctonia solani chromosome 2, complete sequence DNA segment encodes these proteins:
- a CDS encoding velvet factor, which yields MLWFTTNTVQSSTTSTGSLRKRGSRKRCYISACQLKRTNPFSPRSQFISLFYDLPPTDSSPSPSPSPSPSPPPTSAPTRSAQGGAPHPFPSQSHSSGSGSSSPNLPSHTIAVDDGGEGIVASDDGDRIYYLDVVQSPERTAEFGNAVLSRLPLSPPLIVQLVVRDRSGDVVQIHGELPFLVAHIALLRENGAQVVETPPSSDQVVISPSQRSLYGSLVSSPHLLQNQQGHPGIYFIFPDVNVRNSGRYRLKVSLLKIARPDSNHVINEGNGITLVSTRTRVFEVVPQAEYVAPAPTSLTQCFHRQGARMYTPPSSAPSGRR from the exons ATGTTGTGGTTTACAACCAATACCGTTCAGAGTTCAACCACGTCTACCGGCTCCCTCCGAAAACGAGGGTCTCGTAAACGGTGTTATATCTCGGCCTGTCAACTAAAGCGTACCAATCCGTTCTCGCCTCGATCACAATTTATTTCTTTATTTTATGACCTTCCACCAACAGACTCTTCCCCTTCGCCATCTCCTTCGCCATCGCCATCTCCGCCTCCCACATCTGCGCCAACGCGGAGTGCGCAGGGAGGGGCGCCTCACCCTTTTCCATCACAGTCCCACTCAAGTGGGTCGGGGTCCTCGTCCCCAAACCTACCATCACATACGATTGCGGTAGATGATGGAGGGGAAGGTATAGTTGCATCCGACGACGGAGACAG GATATACTACCTGGATGTTGTTCAATCTCCGGAGCGAACCGCAGAATTTGGCAATGCTGTTCTATCCAGACTACCACTGTCTCCTCCGCTCATCGTTCAATTGGTTGTACGTGACCGCAGCGGAGATGTAGTCCAGAT CCATGGAGAATTGCCATTCCTTGTTGCTCATATAGCGCTCCTTCGTGAAAATGGAGCACAAGTTGTCGAGACCCCCCCTAGCAGCGATCAGGTTGTGATCTCGCCATCTCAGAGGTCACTTTATGGATCACTTGTATCATCCCCTCATCTCCTGCAAAACCAACAAGGACATCCCGGCATTTATTTCATCTTTCCGGATGTGAATGTGAGGAATAGTGGCAGATATCGACTCAAGGTTTCCTTGTTGAAGATTGCTAG ACCCGATAGCAACCATGTGATCAACGAGGGAAACGGGATCACCCTGGTCTCGACAAGAACTCGAGTTTTCGAGGTAGTTCCTCAGGCCGAATACGTTGCCCCTG CTCCAACCAGTTTGACTCAATGCTTTCACCGTCAAGGCGCCAGGATGTACACACCTCCCTCTAGTGCACCATCTGGCCGACGCTAa
- a CDS encoding mitochondrial import inner membrane translocase subunit TIM17 has product MSFNSSSENNSGVAREDAAAYLRNASFSRGDGSAPSAAVTAADLLNATSFDPSRLHPMAGISDKLDYLALDDEKTNALPGAGTALPSRGWSDDLCYGTGTTYLSGLALGGLYGVREGYSRPLSVSSTRLRVNSILNSVTRRGSYFGNSAGVIALMYNVLNSSIDAWRGKHDVWGSMAAGGISGAIYKSTAGVRPALAAAGIMTGLAGTWSWIKRTII; this is encoded by the exons ATGTCATTCAACAGCTCTTCAGAAAACAACTCTGGTGTTGCGCGAGAGGATGCTGCGGCATATCTTCGCAATGCATCTTTCTCTCGTGGTGATGGCTCGGCCCCCAGTGCGGCAGTCACCGCAGCAGATCTATTGAACGCAACGTCATTTGACCCATCGAGACTTCACCCTATGGCGGGAATTAGTGACAAACTAGACTATCTTGCATTGGATGACGAAAAAACTAACGCCCTGCCCGGTGCTGGAACCGCACTACCCAGCAGAGGTTGGAGCGATGATTTATGCTATGGAACTGGGACAACATACCTCTCAG GTCTTGCATTGGGCGGACTTTATGGAGTTCGAGAGGGCTATTCACGTCCCCTTTCAGTCTCTAGCACTCGTTTGCGCGTGAACAGTATATTAAATTCTGTTACTCGCCGAGGCTCATACTTTGGTAACTCGGCTGGTGTGATTG CCCTGATGTACAATGTATTGAATTCAAGTATCGATGCGTGGCGGGGTAAGCACGACGTATGGGGTAGTATGGCCGCTGGTGGTATCAGTGGCGCCATCTACAAGTCAACAG CGGGAGTTCGTCCGGCTCTTGCTGCAGCAGGGATAATGACTGGACTAGCTGGAACTTGGAGTTGGATAAAACGTACCATTATTTAA